The sequence below is a genomic window from Candidatus Thermoplasmatota archaeon.
CCAGGACCCGACGCTCTCGTCGACCGTGTGCGCGCATTCGCCGACCCTCAAGGCGGAGGCCGTCTTCGCGGCCCGCCACGAGGCGGCCCATACGCTTGCGGACGTGATCCTGCGCCGCACGCTCCTCGGCCACGCGCCCTGCGAAGGACGCCACGTCGCGCCCGACGTCGCCGCGCTCATCGCCCCCGTCCTCGGCTGGGACGACGCGCGCCTGTCCGAGGAGGTCGCCGCCTTCGAGGCGGCGGTCGACCTGCGCCACCTGCACGAGTGAGCCGGGGAAGGAGTTAAGTGCGGGTTCGCGGATCGTCGGTTCCCGTGAAGTCCATGAAGTACGTGGTCGTCACGGGCGGCGTCCTGTCCGGACTCGGGAAAGGCATCACCACCTCCTCGATCGGACGTCTTCTCAAGGCCCGTGGCCTCAAGGTGACCGCGGTCAAGATCGATCCCTACGTCAACGTCGACGCCGGGACGATGAACCCGTTCGAGCACGGCGAGGTGTTCGTGCTGGACGACGGCGGCGAGGTCGACCAGGACCTCGGAAACTACGAGCGTTTCCTGAACGTCTCGACCTCGCGCGAGAACAATCTCACCACCGGCAAGGTGTTCAAGACCGTCATCGACCGCGAGCGCCGCGGCGACTACCTCGGGAAGACCGTGCAGGTCATCCCGCACATCACGACCGAGATCAAGGAGCACGTGAAGCGCGTCGCCTCCGCCTCCGGCGCGGACGTGTGCCTCGTCGAGGCCGGCGGCACGGTCGGCGACATCGAATCCGCGCCCTTCCTCGAAGCGCTCCGTCAGCTCCAGCTCGACGAGGGCCGCCGCTCGGTCGCGTTCGTCCACACGACGCTCATCCCCATCATGGGCGCGGTCGGCGAGCAGAAGACGAAGCCCACGCAGCACAGCGTCATGGAGCTCAGGCGCGTCGGCATCGACCCCGACATGCTCGTCTGCCGCTCGACGGAAGTTCTCGAGCCGAAGACCAAGCAGAAGCTCGCGCTCTTCTGCAACGTGCCGGTCGAGGCCGTCATCAGCGCCCCCGACGCGCGGAGCATCTACGAGGTTCCGCTCCTCCTCGAGGAGCAGGGCGTCGCCGACTGGCTCGTCGACCGCCTCGGCCTCCGCACGCACGGCCGGAACCTGCGCGAGTGGCGCGCGTTCGTCGAGAACATCGTGCAGCCCCACCGCGGCGTGGTGCGCATCGCGGTCGTCGGCAAGTACACGGACCTCCACGATTCGTACGTGAGCATCCGCGAGGCCTTCGTGCACGCGGGCGCCGAGGCGAGCTGCAAGGTCGAGGTCAAGTGGGTCGACTCCGAGGCGCTCGAGGGGGACGTCCCGACGGACGAGGTGTTCGCGGACGTGCACGGCATCCTCGTGCCCGGCGGCTTCGGCCCGCGCGGGTCGGAAGGCAAGATCCGGGCCGTGCGGCACGCGCGCGAGCGCAAGGTCCCGTATCTCGGCATCTGCTTCGGCTTCCAGCTCGCGGTCGTCGAGTACGCGCGTCACGTGCTCGGTCTTGCGGACGCGAACTCGACGGAGCTCAATCCGAAGACCACCGCGCCCGTCATCGATCTCCTTCCCGGCCACACCGCGGACGAGGCCAAGGGCGCGACGATGCGGCTCGGGGCGAGCGAGGTCCGCATCGCGGACGGCACGAAGGCGCGCGATCTCTACGGCGCGCCCGTCGTCCACGAGCGCCATCGCCACCGCTGGGAGGTGAACCCGAGCTACATCTCGAAGATCGAGCACGCGGGTCTCCGCTTCTCGGGCCGCGACCCCACGGGCGACCTCATGGAGATCGCGGAGCTGCCCGGCCACCCGTACTTCGTGGGCACGCAGTTCCACCCCGAGTTCAAGAGCCGGCCCCGCCACCCCGCGCCCGTCTTCCGCGGCCTCGTCGCCGCGGCGCTCGCGCGGC
It includes:
- the pyrG gene encoding CTP synthase (glutamine hydrolyzing), which produces MKYVVVTGGVLSGLGKGITTSSIGRLLKARGLKVTAVKIDPYVNVDAGTMNPFEHGEVFVLDDGGEVDQDLGNYERFLNVSTSRENNLTTGKVFKTVIDRERRGDYLGKTVQVIPHITTEIKEHVKRVASASGADVCLVEAGGTVGDIESAPFLEALRQLQLDEGRRSVAFVHTTLIPIMGAVGEQKTKPTQHSVMELRRVGIDPDMLVCRSTEVLEPKTKQKLALFCNVPVEAVISAPDARSIYEVPLLLEEQGVADWLVDRLGLRTHGRNLREWRAFVENIVQPHRGVVRIAVVGKYTDLHDSYVSIREAFVHAGAEASCKVEVKWVDSEALEGDVPTDEVFADVHGILVPGGFGPRGSEGKIRAVRHARERKVPYLGICFGFQLAVVEYARHVLGLADANSTELNPKTTAPVIDLLPGHTADEAKGATMRLGASEVRIADGTKARDLYGAPVVHERHRHRWEVNPSYISKIEHAGLRFSGRDPTGDLMEIAELPGHPYFVGTQFHPEFKSRPRHPAPVFRGLVAAALARRDGA